From Sediminibacterium sp. TEGAF015, a single genomic window includes:
- a CDS encoding DinB family protein encodes MQSNQKFIALLNAQFNDIQCYFQNNIFSASYDELSAVPAWGGWSVLEVLDHLNFYNRWYLPRIDEAIQRNRLTASDVAVFKSGWLGGYFTKMMKPNANGTVSSKMKAPKNAIPATVLNPDLVLSQFSSHLSHLHYLLQNAIHADLNKGKIVTSLSSVVRIKTGDSLAFLLAHMERHFCQIQSIQKGVSHKYVMPALEKVI; translated from the coding sequence ATGCAGTCTAATCAAAAATTCATTGCGTTATTAAACGCTCAATTCAACGATATCCAATGCTACTTTCAGAACAATATTTTTTCGGCCTCTTACGATGAATTATCTGCCGTTCCAGCTTGGGGTGGATGGTCGGTGTTAGAAGTATTAGATCATTTAAATTTTTATAATCGCTGGTATTTACCCAGAATTGATGAAGCTATTCAAAGAAATAGACTAACTGCATCAGATGTGGCTGTCTTTAAATCGGGTTGGTTAGGCGGCTATTTCACTAAAATGATGAAACCTAATGCTAACGGAACAGTTTCTTCTAAAATGAAAGCTCCTAAAAATGCTATCCCAGCTACGGTTTTAAATCCAGATTTAGTACTTAGTCAGTTTTCGTCTCATCTTTCCCATTTACATTATTTACTTCAGAATGCCATACATGCTGATTTAAATAAGGGCAAGATAGTTACTTCCCTTTCTTCTGTAGTTCGAATTAAGACAGGAGACAGTCTTGCTTTTTTACTGGCTCATATGGAAAGACATTTTTGTCAAATTCAATCTATTCAAAAAGGGGTATCACATAAATATGTGATGCCAGCGTTGGAAAAAGTCATCTAA
- a CDS encoding DUF2807 domain-containing protein translates to MKQFILSLAIATFSLSSFASTGMKPDFKAGKAIAAPYKRLVVYGNLKVILVNADEKQVSIHDQIGQTKVNALYSKNELIIDGSAVDEFSPVTVRVPVNQLELLEINGIASVISENTLQLNHLTVSMQGEGKIDIKNTGSIQVKSDNGIQFKTIKQKGQVTIH, encoded by the coding sequence ATGAAACAGTTTATTTTATCTCTTGCTATTGCAACGTTTTCACTTAGTTCTTTTGCATCAACTGGTATGAAGCCAGATTTTAAAGCGGGTAAAGCCATAGCAGCACCTTATAAGCGCTTAGTAGTATATGGCAACCTTAAAGTTATTTTGGTAAACGCCGATGAAAAGCAGGTTTCCATCCACGACCAAATTGGACAAACAAAAGTGAATGCCCTTTACAGTAAAAACGAATTGATTATTGACGGATCAGCAGTGGATGAATTTAGCCCTGTTACAGTTCGTGTACCAGTAAATCAATTGGAGCTTTTAGAAATCAATGGAATAGCTTCTGTTATTTCAGAAAACACTTTGCAGCTAAATCATTTAACGGTTTCTATGCAGGGCGAAGGAAAAATTGATATTAAGAATACAGGAAGCATTCAGGTTAAGTCTGATAATGGTATTCAGTTTAAAACGATTAAACAAAAAGGCCAGGTAACCATTCACTAA